Part of the Panthera uncia isolate 11264 chromosome F2, Puncia_PCG_1.0, whole genome shotgun sequence genome, ACAGCATGATTTCTGGCGGGCCTTTGCCTAAGTTGTACTTACTGATTTACAGAGGAAAactcggtgtgtgtgtgtgtgtccaagtgtgtgtgtgtgtatgtacacacatgcacaagcttTAAAGCTCAGACTGAGGCGGTCGTTCAAATGTTGCCTTTGAGTTTTAGGAACAGATCGTTCTCTTGTATGGTTTtcaacatcaaaaatataaaaaaatatatgtgatataaaatctgtcttctcttcttaTCCCCTAACTGCTTCATTCTTACGGAACCCGTTTCTAAGTTCGTACTTCCTCTTTCAAAGAATATTCATGCATATACCTggggacacacatacacacatatctacACACAGATACCTCCCCGCTTTCCACAGAATTGAGAATGGTGGTGTGGCATATAGAGAGCACCTTTGAAATCTttgttagaaaaagaagaggtttTATACTGGGTGTTTTCTACCGTTTGCTAAGAAATATTTTGTTCTGTGAAGAAATGAGCAGTGtgtaatgttttgcttttttatgtgttctgtgtgtgtgttttgtttgcgcttttctttttttttttagctccctGTGCCGTCCGGAATCTCCAAGACTTGGCTCGCATTTATATCCGACGTACACTTCGAAATTTCATAAATGATGAGATACAGGCCAAGGGGATTCCTCAGAGGGCTCcacccaaaaggaaaagaaagagggttAAACAGAGAATCAATACTTACGTATTTGTGGGTAATCAGCTTATCCCTCAGCCTCTAGACAGTGAGgaggatgagaaaatggaggagaaTAACAAAGAAGAGGACGAGAAAGACCACAGCGATGCCATGAAGCCAGAGGAACCACCTCAGAATTTACTGAGAGAAAAAATCATGAAACTCCCTCTCCCTGAATCTTTAAAGGCTTACTTgacatattttagagaaaaataacttaGATCACGAAGAAAGAATGCCTACTGATAATTCCTTTAGTCTTGAAAATGTAGCATTTGTTAGGAGTTAAAAGAGAGCGAATTCTTTCCACAGAGCGAACTATAGTGGAAAAGGTATAACTTGTTTCTGTCTTAGTAATAAAAATGATGTATTCAGTAATTAAAAAGAAtccctttttataaaatatatttttctttaaatcttggaAAAAAGGCTGTTTTAACTCAGAGTGACTTCAAGAGTGGAATACAACAATACTCAAGATTTGTATACCGTAAATCCTTTTCTGATTCCTTACAGATTTGTAGTGCTGAggcttacatttcattttatagaaggTTACATAATTGTTAAGCATATACTGGTTTTTGAACAgcagttcttttcctttcctctgtgaaAACCTTCTGAGCGAATTAGGAAATCAAATGCTGTGTAGACCCACTCACCTTACTTCGGTTGCGGTCACTACTGTTGAGTTGCTGTAGTATTCCGGGCAATCTATGAGTGCAATAACAATTCAGATGTTGAAtaatttagctttaaaaaaaagtttcgtGGAGTTCAGTGGCACTGCTACTTTTGCTTTTGAATCTATTGCCAAAAGACATGGGAAAATATCTGCTTCTCTCCTAGAGATTTTAAGAGCACATCaagtgaatattaaataaaaagtatatacttGATACAGTTCTTGATTTGTATGGACCCTTTacattttcagtatttaaaaacaatgaggTTATCCTACTCTCTGGAGTTTTAGAAGATAGTATGTTTGGGAtgggtttttctcttgtccactGTGTAAAgtgtttggtttaaaaaaaaaatccactgttCTGTATGACTGTCGATACGACAGACAGGTAGGGAGTGAGCATGAGTAACGGCCCCTTTCTTGGGCTGCTCTCAGAAGCAGGTGCACTTTAGCAAATGGAACTTCTGGTTCATTTGAATCTTTGTCTTTGACAAGGTAGGACTGAGCGAGCCTCAGAAAGAAACTCATCTTTGTAGTGTAGGAGATGTTCACAGGAATTGTATGCAGATGCCTCTTGTTTTGAAAATCCAATTCAGAATCATAGTGTAATCTTTGGGACCTATGTTGTGCTCATTTAACtttctcacggtgtgtgggttgtttgttgttgttgttgttgcttttggtgAAGTTCTAATTATcacttttttcttcatatcaCACACTTAAACTATCCGTCATTAGAATATTAATTATAGCTTACCAGCGATACAACAGTAAATGCCAtttttgatttgttccttttcttcccactAGGGCCTGAAAATAGTCATTCCTTGTTAAGAAAGTACACAATGCAACATACTTACTACTTCATGTAACAtggattatgtattttttaaaaggaaaaatttgagtGTATCTCTTATTACCACCAGCATCCCTGGTCCCCGTAGTTGGTCAACTATGTTTAAGGAAACCCAACGGCTACATAGTAAAAGGATTGTTATTATCTCTTTTCAAAGATTCAACTATTAGTAATACATAGTTGGTTTAAAAAATCTCAGCTCTGGTAattctacacatttaaaaatgagcatttgAAATATTCTAAGTATGAATTATCTCAAGTAAATGAGGGTATTTTAGTAATGGGAAAGATAATTTCATGGAAGGTATTTGTTTTATACCAGTGACTCTAGGGCTAGGTTGATAGGGGTTGGGGGGTTGGGTGTTATCTccacaatgtttttctttttttagatgaTTGCTAAGCTGTTACTGTTAAGAAATGTCCCATCTCATTtctatcaaggaaaaaaaatagttgataCAATTGTCATCTGTTAGGAACGGTcacttaatttaaattaaatgttagtTTTAGAAGTTTAGTATTATTCCTGGTGCCCCCCTGTTTTTAtccagcaaccccccccccccccggccgcccTCTCCGTACTCACTCTGTCGGTTTTGGAGCTCGTGTCCAGATAGTAAACATACATATTCTTAAATGATGATTTTACTATTCAGAAGAGAGTTTTTGTTAAGGATATATTTGAAGATTGACTTGCTCACATGGTCTTTTACTCTGTGGACCTTGGCAAAGTATACAGTAGGTTTTCGTTGCCATTACATATTTTTGTCATTGAAAtgtatcttttgtgtttttaaatgcatCCATTTTACAGTTGTGACTTTATTATTGACTTTaaataaagaagtagaaataaatgaaaattaaagtgaaaGCCCTTTTATTAATGGGAATATAGTAGAATGATCAAGAATATTTTGGGttcgtgtttattttttaatgaattcatgGTTACTTGGGTGTGAATAATTACGCTTTATAGGTGGAAAAAGTAGCaaagaaaggtaaaattaaatgaagatgATGAGGACTATATTCATGGGATTTTAACAGCCAGATAAAACACTGGAAATAATCTAGTCTTTTCTTTTGTAGAGAGGAGGGCTAGGGAGATAGCACGAGTCTCCGAAGTCAGACAGCTAGATGGAGAGGACTTTAAATAGCATCCAGCACCTGATAAACCTCAAGACATAACGACCAAGAAGACAGTTTAAGTCTACACTTCTTACTAGTTGATACATTTGGTTCTAGTCCTAATAAACAAAAATGCCATTAAAACAGCATGCATCACGGTTAAAACACCAAAAATGTTAAGTATTGGTTTCTAGCTGTTTGAGAGGACAAAAGCGAAGCAAAGCCTGTTCAATCATGGGAAGACTCGGAACGTTATTTTAAATAAGCAGTTGCATATAATTCAGTTTTGTTCTCTAGTAGCCTGgcattttcttcctaatttagGAAATCTCTATACCAATGGATATATGCTTGAATTATTGTATACGGTTCACTGTCTGTATTTGAACATCTCCTTTCCTTTGGAGTGTTGCCACCTTTGAAGACagtgtaggctttttttttttttttaattttataaagtattaGGTATATATGAAGGATATTTagaagatatatgcaaaacaAGGAAGAATAATTCAGTGTACATGTAAGTACACGGGTGTACCTACTACTGGGTTTGACTACTGGCATCACCGTGACCCGGGTGCCCTTCGCAGTGTCCTCTCTATTCCCCTGGGGGGTATTCCTTTTGTGTCAGTCACGACCTTGCTCTTTGCTATAGCGTCACCACATATGTTCGTGTCTCTGAACAGTGTATCACTCGGCCTCATGCATACTGAACTTCACAAGTGGAGCTCTACTCTTGTTCTGCAGGTGACTGTCTCAGTCCACACTGCCTTTCTGAGATCGATCCATTTTGTATACAGCTGAGTCAGCACCCACAGACTCAGTCTATTTGCTCATCCtgctgtcaatggacatttgttgTCACGTCAGCTGGTTTGGTCGGCGGCATTCTTCGGCATGTCTTGTGACCATACGCGTGCGGGAGCCTTCACAGAGTGCACACctgggagtagaattgctggaccatagaGCATGTTTGCATTCGCCTTCACTAGGTGGCGCAACACAGCCGGACAGCCTGTGCCTTCCTGCCATGTTCACATGTTCCAGCTCTTCCATGACCTCACCTGCGTCTGATGGCGATCTGTGCGTGTTTAGTAGTGTGAAGTGTTACAGAGGCTTTGTTACTGGTTATGGAGGTTTTGTACCTTTCTGAGTGTTTCTTCGTTTCCGGTTTCCTTTCTGTAAAGcttctattcaagtcttttggaAATGATTTAAAGAAATTGGCTTTCAGGGTTCCTTCTGTCTTCTGGCTGTTAACCCATTGTCAGTTACGTGTATTGCAAATCTCTTCTGTTAGGTCGTGGTTTCTGTTCTCATTCTGTTTGTGGTGTCTTTagtgaattaaaattttcaattaaaaaaatgaagattttttttttgttttgagaaagttgtgtgcgtgcgcgcacaagtggaggaggggcagacagaagaagagacagaatcctgagccctcctgcaccatcagcacagagcccagagcccgatgccaggccttgaactcacaaaccgtgagatcacgacctgagccaaggtcaaggatcgggcgcttaactgactgcatcacccaggcgcccctgtcccccatttttttaaga contains:
- the PCMTD1 gene encoding protein-L-isoaspartate O-methyltransferase domain-containing protein 1 isoform X2 is translated as MKILLKVGGILVMPIEDQLTQIMRTGQNTWESKNILAVSFAPLVQPSKNDNGKPDSVGLPPCAVRNLQDLARIYIRRTLRNFINDEIQAKGIPQRAPPKRKRKRVKQRINTYVFVGNQLIPQPLDSEEDEKMEENNKEEDEKDHSDAMKPEEPPQNLLREKIMKLPLPESLKAYLTYFREK